In a genomic window of Streptomyces pristinaespiralis:
- a CDS encoding phosphopantetheine-binding protein — protein sequence MSHNDTIKKFVIEEFLPDLGVHELADDHDLLSDGVIDSLGVLKLIAWVEDHFQLAVGDADLDPDNFRSVRAIDAFIEDARQGVNS from the coding sequence ATGAGCCACAACGACACCATCAAGAAGTTCGTCATCGAGGAATTCCTGCCCGACCTTGGTGTCCACGAGCTTGCCGACGACCACGACCTGCTCTCCGACGGCGTCATCGACTCCCTCGGCGTGCTCAAGCTCATCGCCTGGGTCGAGGACCACTTCCAGCTCGCCGTCGGCGACGCCGACCTGGACCCCGACAACTTCCGCAGCGTGCGCGCCATCGACGCCTTCATCGAGGACGCCCGCCAGGGGGTGAACAGCTAG
- a CDS encoding anthranilate phosphoribosyltransferase — protein sequence MHPALTGLLAGAPVTERETWRSLWDRLGDGTLEKEQAVALLASLTTSLPGHQTLDALLESLRERRTTPPPGPWPGTVNIVGTGGGPATFNISTAAAVTAAATGVRVVKTGSRAYTSSLGSVDLLERLGIRLTASYRQTEQMLEQHGIAFAGPFVYPAELTRLARTVAPLGMKPFGRFLNALGPFLADLPVTAQVTGVSAAMPLPVLRELARTFTGRRIWLTSNDQGADELLGFADNTVHLDDGSVRRLRPGELTGPGGTFDALRPVPPADAADHFLAVLAGTAHPAATDTVCLNAAALVLAAGPSGDWPSALAATREAVASGAARALADRLRTAPRSPVPAAGTPAAR from the coding sequence ATGCATCCCGCGCTCACCGGCCTGCTCGCAGGCGCCCCGGTGACCGAGCGCGAGACCTGGAGATCACTGTGGGACCGGCTCGGTGACGGCACGCTCGAAAAGGAGCAGGCCGTCGCCCTGCTGGCCTCCCTGACCACCAGCCTCCCCGGCCACCAGACCCTTGACGCCCTGCTGGAGTCCCTGCGGGAGCGCAGAACCACGCCCCCGCCCGGCCCCTGGCCCGGCACCGTCAACATCGTCGGCACCGGCGGAGGACCCGCCACCTTCAACATCTCCACCGCCGCCGCCGTCACCGCCGCGGCCACCGGCGTACGGGTCGTCAAGACCGGCTCCCGCGCCTACACCTCCAGCCTCGGCTCCGTCGACCTGCTGGAACGGCTCGGGATCCGCCTGACCGCCTCCTACCGGCAGACCGAGCAGATGCTCGAACAGCACGGCATCGCCTTCGCCGGCCCGTTCGTCTACCCGGCCGAACTGACCCGCCTGGCCCGCACGGTGGCACCGCTCGGCATGAAACCGTTCGGCCGCTTCCTCAACGCGCTCGGCCCCTTCCTCGCCGACCTGCCGGTCACCGCCCAGGTCACCGGCGTCAGCGCCGCCATGCCGCTGCCCGTGCTGCGCGAACTCGCCCGCACGTTCACCGGCCGGCGGATCTGGCTGACCTCCAACGACCAGGGCGCCGACGAACTCCTCGGCTTCGCCGACAACACCGTCCACCTCGACGACGGCAGCGTCCGGCGGCTCCGGCCGGGCGAACTCACCGGCCCCGGCGGCACGTTCGACGCCCTGCGCCCCGTGCCGCCCGCCGACGCCGCGGACCACTTCCTCGCCGTCCTCGCCGGCACCGCCCACCCCGCCGCCACCGACACCGTGTGCCTCAACGCCGCGGCCCTCGTCCTCGCCGCCGGCCCTTCGGGCGACTGGCCGAGCGCACTCGCCGCCACCCGCGAGGCCGTCGCCTCGGGCGCCGCCCGCGCCCTGGCCGACCGGCTGCGCACCGCACCGCGCAGCCCCGTCCCGGCGGCGGGCACACCCGCCGCCCGATGA
- a CDS encoding ectoine synthase has product MIIRDIEDVKTVDWGNGVSRRFLLASDGVGYSLTDTVVLAGTKSRLEYRNHLEACYCIAGSGEVIELDGTSHPITPGRMYALDQHDAHYLVASPHEDLRLVCVFSPALNGDETHSLDEHVSSAY; this is encoded by the coding sequence ATGATCATTCGCGACATCGAGGACGTGAAGACCGTCGACTGGGGCAACGGAGTCAGCCGCCGATTCCTCCTCGCCTCCGACGGCGTCGGCTACTCGCTCACCGACACCGTCGTCCTGGCCGGCACCAAGTCCCGCCTCGAGTACCGCAACCACCTCGAGGCCTGCTACTGCATCGCCGGCTCCGGAGAGGTCATCGAGCTCGACGGCACCTCCCACCCCATCACCCCGGGCCGCATGTACGCGCTCGACCAGCACGACGCCCACTACCTGGTGGCCAGCCCCCACGAGGACCTGCGGCTCGTGTGCGTCTTCAGCCCGGCGCTCAACGGCGACGAGACCCACAGTCTCGACGAGCACGTCTCCTCCGCGTACTGA